In the Pygocentrus nattereri isolate fPygNat1 chromosome 19, fPygNat1.pri, whole genome shotgun sequence genome, one interval contains:
- the LOC108428283 gene encoding sterile alpha motif domain-containing protein 9 yields MSHKIKLPPKVGEWTKEHVQQWLVEELKIDQTWADKLYEEEVSGKELICFKTRDLRELGIKHGPAVRIINTLETLIKSHENVSDSEMPTDISQTQSPSEPPGCSRTQDTEGKSDTLLNDDMSVSVTQSRQKAKKSNQECLPNPDICKNLEAKNPNKASSSNITEAKVEKTLCDMAASKPTEISTVQSSQKGGGEGKPKGSSMNVPDQVTRRESEEPEDLKTQDTNREKVPEMKKTEMQTKCKHSCSFCPFDQKSVTYRYIENYRLPPESGPSNLVDPVHEYKFSGRAEDIDILKKKINKEVFRFAAGCMNSRTNGTIHFGVADSKNSEYCHGEIIGVSIDKTDIIIDHFHQGIKSYFEDNFDDAKRCIREPRFVEVLNSDSTSSSKYVIEVDVVPSHSVVYGKIYYTQTLDEENQWKKSKGKSLFIRDGAATRDICKIGNPKDLQVELAKVTTGLNVLDTMRKQAEKKPQSKKKLNQGEMLKNLFTCGSGTLDHYDYYIIVMNKSHEDQLPNLKFLTALKLFCVLDFDPDSVKNGSCHSYRKTRIANLHTPGQFHGDPGPLIQKLNLYKQTSWVLCNGRVDIDKESNKPLSPSEWLTKRAGEVQDMISFLCNPDTLPRGRFMVIFLLLSVVEAMNDPIFDTFMSFYKNLGGTQNIISICIPDNAFQKWKDFIQTRTERDIDGQSIYELELSEINGTILEKQNQTTDRLLPSVDGSSVVLTQIDEDSMPAVDILCQNQCENEHEEDSEEFQDFKLKKEAEFYRGDKVEWWNFYFSDKTPTKPFIKRNKYTQVRNMITSQTNEPTSTCVMVNLFHHPGCGGTTLAMHVMWDLRKEFRCAVLRDNTISKTEVAQQVNYLIKCGKTGSSRKTPVLLLVEDSEDTENTQELQHCLRKTIGEMGALVVILNCVRSKNPKEKYKNSVIDSQYITAALSKDEQNAFEVKLKELQKDHDKPESFYSFMIMKSNFNQEYVANIANNILRDVDVGSREAQLLSILALLNTYVADSSISESLCEDFLGIKRKLWGKESVMNKMEPYSCLLIEFQNEKCGVYKAIRFVHQRIAAECVKVLEERHSSPRADIILNMLHTDLFFERGIGKDNLLQSLKSMLITRQRKTEGNEKDTLFSPLIEDIKSGNDGMKKIQQILTEASKRLDKDFTIPQALARHYYLIEKNFALAKDWANSAKIIKENSYTVDTVGQVSRNEIKHKMDGKKQKPYTPDDLKEFLELATAAIKAFQRAQVLAKTDDNADIEERCQKQNTYNISGHMNEIDIAMTVFEIVRKLPLFPEKDAMKNEYIKQFFKGKLPLSSMPIAQTDANQKLVAVLKDYESFLISLKSNVDKAFEFLEVFFTYTRAKGEADKEKQNKNRSWISDHFKNYMSLFCSSSEEKLNQKTCKPKLSLNMEIEECRVFLEEKRANCFPRILQFLEVRKELIEPIAEKHSFIYQNCNDKSLQDKTNHLLTHIILKLIQPKSKRAKSQKELTDLLKEILQEAGLSHQYPEPYYLALLLLWPGKKNADKQIATYVEKIRNTSRKQLSPIFRARAPIAHLYLGKSEGLDRLVSKTVLDGCFNGVPRLNILWQNGDIFKEEAIKEKLLRVNGIIEQGDLYAEYGKLQIPVRPAYLGGIRSGRSTEKVYFYVGFAIDGPLAYDIQYEDS; encoded by the coding sequence ATGAGCCACAAAATTAAACTTCCTCCTAAAGTTGGGGAGTGGACAAAAGAGCACGTTCAGCAGTGGTTGGTTGAAGAACTGAAGATAGATCAAACATGGGCTGACAAACTGTACGAGGAAGAAGTTTCAGGAAAAGAACTAATTTGCTTTAAAACAAGAGATTTACGTGAACTAGGCATTAAGCATGGTCCAGCAGTTAGAATCATAAACACATTAGAGACATTAATAAAGTCTCATGAAAATGTGTCAGATTCTGAAATGCCTACAGACATCTCCCAAACACAATCACCTTCAGAGCCTCCTGGATGTTCCAGAACACAGGACACTGAGGGAAAGTCAGACACGTTATTAAATGATGATATGTCAGTCAGTGTAACACAATCAAGACAGAAAGCTAAGAAATCAAACCAAGAATGTTTACCAAATCCTGATATCTGCAAGAATCTGGAAGCCAAAAACCCAAACAAAGCATCTTCTAGCAATATaactgaagcaaaagtggaaaaAACCCTCTGTGACATGGCTGCAAGTAAACCAACAGAAATTTCCACAGTACAGTCCTCACAAAAAGGGGGGGGGGAAGGTAAACCTAAAGGATCATCTATGAATGTGCCTGACCAAGTTACACGgagagaatctgaagaaccagaaGACCTTAAAACACAGGACACAAATAGAGAAAAAGTACCAGAAATGAAAAAGactgagatgcaaacaaaatgtaaacactCATGCAGTTTCTGTCCATTTGACCAGAAGTCTGTCACTTACAGATATATTGAAAACTACAGATTACCACCAGAGTCAGGACCAAGTAATCTAGTTGACCCAGTACATGAATACAAGTTTTCAGGAAGAGCAGAAGACATTGACatcttgaagaaaaaaatcaacaaagagGTTTTTCGTTTTGCAGCAGGATGCATGAATAGCAGGACAAATGGAACCATCCACTTTGGGGTGGCAGATTCCAAAAACTCTGAGTATTGTCATGGTGAGATTATTGGGGTCAGTATTGATAAAACTGACATCATCATTGACCACTTTCATCAGGGCATCAAATCATACTTTGAAGACAATTTTGATGATGCAAAAAGATGCATCAGAGAACCCCGCTTTGTGGAAGTGTTAAACAGTGACAGCACCTCATCTAGCAAATATGTCATAGAGGTGGACGTTGTCCCCAGTCACAGTGTAGTTTATGGTAAAATATATTATACCCAGACACTGGATGAAGAGAATCAATGGAAGAAAAGCAAaggaaaatcactgtttattaggGACGGAGCAGCAACCAGAGACATATGTAAAATTGGGAACCCCAAAGATTTGCAAGTCGAATTAGCTAAAGTGACTACAGGCCTGAATGTTCTAGACACAATGAGAAAGCAGGCAGAAAAGAAgccacaaagcaaaaaaaaattaaaccagGGAGAAATGCTAAAGAATCTGTTTACGTGTGGAAGTGGTACTCTTGATCATTACGATTATTACATAATTGTAATGAACAAAAGCCACGAGGATCAACTGCCAAACCTAAAGTTTCTGACTGCATTGAAATTATTCTGTGTGTTAGACTTCGATCCAGATTCAGTGAAAAATGGATCCTGTCACAGCTACAGAAAAACCAGAATTGCAAATCTTCACACCCCTGGACAGTTTCATGGGGATCCAGGGCCATTAATACAAAAACTAAACTTGTACAAACAAACCAGTTGGGTGTTGTGCAATGGAAGAGTGGACATTGATAAGGAATCTAATAAACCACTGTCTCCTAGTGAGTGGTTAACAAAAAGAGCTGGTGAAGTGCAGGACATGATTTCCTTCCTCTGCAATCCAGATACTCTTCCAAGAGGGAGATTCATGGTcatcttcctccttctctctgttgTTGAAGCCATGAATGATCCAATTTTTGACACTTTCATGTCATTTTACAAGAATCTCGGAGGAACACAGAACATCATAAGCATATGCATACCGGACAATGCTTTTCAGAAATGGAAAGACTTCATCCAAACAAGAACAGAACGTGACATTGATGGTCAAAGCATCTATGAATTAGAACTCAGTGAAATCAATGGAACTATACTAGAAAAACAGAATCAGACAACAGACAGACTACTACCATCTGTTGATGGAAGCTCAGTGGTTCTAACACAGATAGATGAGGATTCGATGCCTGCTGTGGATATCCTGTGTCAGAACCAGTGTGAAAATGAGCATGAAGAGGACAGTGAAGAATTCCAAGACTTCAAACTCAAAAAAGAGGCAGAGTTCTACCGGGGTGACAAGGTGGAATGGTGGAACTTCTACTTTTCAGACAAAACTCCGACAAAGCCTTTCATAAAACGAAACAAATATACCCAGGTCAGGAACATGATCACATCCCAAACCAATGAGCCCACAAGTACATGTGTCATGGTGAATCTTTTTCATCACCCTGGATGTGGTGGCACAACTTTAGCCATGCATGTGATGTGGGATCTGAGAAAAGAATTCAGATGTGCTGTGTTAAGAGATAACACAATCTCAAAAACAGAGGTGGCACAACAAGTTAATTACCTCATAAAGTGTGGAAAAACAGGATCTTCACGTAAAACCCCGGTTTTGTTATTAGTGGAAGACTCAGaagacacagagaacacacaagAGCTGCAGCACTGTCTAAGGAAAACCATTGGTGAAATGGGTGCTTTAGTCGTCATCTTGAACTGTGTACGTTCAAAAAAtccaaaagaaaaatacaaaaacagtgtAATTGACAGCCAGTACATCACTGCTGCTTTGTCAAAGGATGAACAAAATGCTTTTGAAGTAAAGCTTAAAGAACTTCAAAAAGATCATGACAAACCTGAGAGCTTCTACAGTTTTATGATCATGAAAAGTAACTTCAATCAGGAGTATGTGGCAAACATTGCAAATAACATCTTAAGAGATGTTGATGTTGGAAGCAGAGAAGCCCAACTTCTCTCTATCTTGGCACTGCTTAACACATATGTGGCAGACTCATCCATCTCTGAGTCACTCTGTGAGGATTTCCTTGGCATTAAAAGGAAGCTCTGGGGGAAAGAATCAGTAATGAATAAAATGGAGCCTTATTCATGCTTATTGATTGAgttccaaaatgaaaaatgtggagTGTACAAAGCCATTCGCTTTGTTCATCAACGTATTGCAGCAGAGTGTGTCAAGGTATTAGAGGAAAGGCACAGCAGCCCAAGAGCTGACATAATACTCAATATGCTACACACTGATCTGTTTTTTGAAAGAGGAATAGGCAAAGATAACCTACTGCAGTCACTGAAGAGCATGCTAATCACACGGCAACGCAAGACAGAAGGTAACGAGAAGGACACATTGTTTTCACCTTTGATCGAAGACATAAAATCTGGAAATGATGGAAtgaaaaaaattcaacaaatacTAACTGAAGCATCAAAGAGACTTGATAAAGACTTTACAATTCCTCAAGCTTTGGCAAGGCACTACTATCTGATTGAAAAAAACTTTGCCCTTGCAAAGGACTGGGCAAACAGTGCTAAAATCATCAAAGAAAATTCATACACTGTTGACACAGTTGGACAGGTCTCacgaaatgaaataaaacataaaatggatGGTAAAAAGCAAAAACCTTACACACCTGATGACTTGAAAGAATTTCTTGAGCTAGCTACAGCTGCAATAAAAGCTTTCCAAAGAGCTCAAGTCTTGGCAAAGACAGATGACAATGCTGATATTGAGGAGAGGTGTCAAAAGCAAAACACCTACAATATATCCGGACACATGAATGAGATTGACATTGCTATGACAGTCTTTGAAATTGTGAGGAAGCTTCCATTGTTTCCGGAGAAAGACGCCATGAAAAATGAGTACATTAAGCAGTTTTTTAAAGGAAAGCTGCCACTGTCTTCAATGCCCATTGCTCAAACTGATGCCAATCAGAAACTTGTTGCTGTTCTGAAGGACTATGAGTCATTTCTAATTTCCTTGAAGTCAAATGTGGACAAAGCTTTTGAATTCCTTGAAGTGTTCTTCACCTACACAAGAGCAAAAGGTGAGGctgacaaagaaaaacagaacaaaaatagGAGCTGGAtctctgatcattttaaaaactacatgtctttgttttgttcatCATCTGAGGAAAAACTGAATCAGAAAACATGTAAACCCAAACTTAGTTTAAACATGGAAATAGAAGAATGCAGGGTTTTCCTTGAAGAAAAGAGAGCAAACTGCTTTCCAAGAATTCTCCAATTTTTGGAGGTCCGGAAAGAATTGATTGAACCAATTGCtgaaaaacattcattcatatatCAGAATTGTAATGACAAATCTCTTCAGGACAAGACAAATCATTTGCTCACACACATAATCCTTAAATTGATCCAACCAAAATCAAAACGGGCAAAATCCCAAAAAGAGTTGACTGATCTTTTGAAAGAAATTTTACAGGAAGCTGGACTTTCGCATCAGTATCCAGAACCATACTACCTTGCACTGCTGTTGCTATGGCCTGGAAAGAAAAATGCGGACAAACAAATAGCTACATATGTGGAAAAGATAAGAAACACATCTCGAAAGCAACTTTCTCCCATCTTTAGAGCGAGAGCCCCAATTGCCCACTTATATTTGGGAAAATCAGAAGGATTAGACAGGTTGGTTTCCAAAACAGTCCTTGATGGTTGTTTCAACGGCGTTCCACGGCTAAATATTCTCTGGCAGAATGGAGACATCTTCAAGGAAGAGGCAATTAAAGAGAAGCTCCTCAGAGTAAATGGCATTATCGAGCAAGGAGATCTGTATGCAGAGTATGGCAAACTACAGATCCCTGTCCGGCCTGCTTACCTTGGTGGAATAAGAAGTGGGCGCAGTACAGAGAAAGTGTACTTCTATGTAGGCTTTGCCATTGATGGGCCGCTTGCTTATGACATTCAATATGAAGATAGCTAG